tattcgagagttgcataatctcatagtcataggaacatgtataagtcatgaagaaagcaatagcaataaactaaacgatcatagtgctaagctaacagatgagtctagtccatcacatcattatctaatgatgtgatcccgttcatcaaatgacaacacatgtccatggttaggaaactttaaccatctttgattaacgagctaatcaagtagaggcatactagggacactctgtttgtctatgtattcacacatgtactaagtttccggttattaatacaattctagcatgaataataaacatttatcatgatataaggaaatataaataacaactttattattgcctctaaggcatatttccttcaaatatttcATAACAATTTATTGTGAAAGAAAACCACCACACTTGTGTGCTCATTTGGGAGCTATCATCCAAAACAGTACCCCATTCAGCCTCATTTATTTCATTTTCAATTAAACAAAAAACAAATGAATCATTTTAACTCTCAAACTCTTTGCGGCAGTGCTAGTTATTGCAAAGTATTTAATCTGACAAGTTTCACATTTACAAAAGCTATTTGCTAGCTAAAGAAATGCAAAATAGTAAAGAAACtagaaaacaaaaataagaaaaataaaaaggcaGAGCCTACCTATTGCACTGGGCTTTAGGTAGCCACAGTGCGGCCCAGCCCGTTAACCGCGACCTTCCCTCACCTCCTGCCGCGCCCTGGCAAAGGCTGCCGAGCACCATGGCCACTGTGCCCGAACCCCGCACCTCGCCAGTGCCCTGGAGGGGATAAGAGCCACCCCCAGTCGCTCTCCCAGAAACCCTAATCCCCTCGCCCCTGCTCCCTCACTCTCTCTGGATCAAACCcaacgctgcaccgagctcgtggTCGCCGTGCGGTCGTCACCACCGTGGCCACCGACCACCGTCCTCCGTCTGCTGCTGTTCGGGACGTCCATCATCGTCACCTTCATCAACTCCAAGAAAGTGGAGCGACCGGAGGAGCACCACAGCCTCGAGATCGACCTTGCTTACACAATCGGTCACTGATGCTACTCGCCGTCGATCCGCTACGACCAGCGCCTCCCCTAGCTCGCTGCCTTTCCCTACCGGATCGCTGTGAGCATACGCTCCTCCTCGGCCTTCCCCCTTTTCCCCGTGCCTTCTAGCTGCTTGTGCTGCCGTGGCCGAGAGCTCGCTGCCATCGGTCATGTCGCCACCGCGGCAGCAACAAGCAAAGCTTGCGTATGAGCACTGTTGCATGCTCAACAGATCCTTGGCAAGCCAATGGCACCCTTAGCCGCCCCTTTTACTCAATGTATCGCTCGACCCGTCGAgctcgagctccggccaccgccctagcTCATCGCTGTTGCCGATGTAGTTCACCTTGTTAGAAATATATTGCCCACCTTCTTCATCAGTTTAGACTTTTGGCTTAATTGGCTGGTGCATGAATTTAATATGATATTCAAACAAAGAGGTCTTGAGTTTAAAACCCCGCCAACACAATATTAAATAAAATGATTCTGCGGCCTACATCGAGCCCATGTCTAAAAACTAAAATAAGACTTTTGAATGAGTTGACTGGTGCATGAATTTAATAGCCACAACCCGGACCGGCGGCTGCAGGGTGTGCCGCCCTGTTGTCGGTGCGGTATCTTTCCCTTGTCGCCGGCAGCTGCTCCATCCGTGGGGGTTGTGAGTGGTTGAGATGGAGGGATCGAGAGAGGGCAAGAGAGTGCTGGGGAGCAGTGGAGTGCCGAGGGAGATGTATGGATAAGCTTAGCACACTGGAATCGTTCGCGCGAGAGCTCATTCCCAGCGAACGGGTGTGTGCGCCTGACGTGGCAGCCTCCGGCGCTTCAAGATCTGTGTTCTTCATCCTATGTTCTAGAAGGCAGTTCGCTGGAACCTGGCTGATGGCTAACGGACGCCGGTTAAGATTTTCCCCGAAAAAATGAGATGTTTTTTTTTAGAATTAAAAGAAAGAAAGATGTGCTCCTTGTTGTCAAGGTGTCCAAAACAGTGCCTGCCAGCATCGAGCCCAAGCCCGAGACACCGAGAGACACAAACACATGGCGACGCCCATGGAAGAGGACcggctggaggcggcggcggcggcgcccgcaGACGTCGCCGGAGGAGGCGCGGAAGACGGGGAGAAGCCCGACGCGCCGCCCATGGAATCGGACTCAGACTCTTCGGACTCCGACGACGAAGgggacgccggcgacgagctccgcatcCAGGCCCTGGAGCGCGCCCTCCTGGAGCAGCCGCTCAACTACGAATCCCACGTTCAGGTACTACCGTCCGCCGCATCCTCTCTCGAGTCTCCATGCGTGGTCTCCCGACGACTAACTAGGGGTTTGAGCGGGTTTTGTGACGCCCACGGGTTGATGCGAGCTCCACAGCGTCGTCTAGGTTTTCGACTCAGGGCACGCTCTCCACAGCGTCGACTAGGTTTTCGACCCAGGGCACGCTCTTACGCATTTGGACCTTTGTGGCGCTGATTTTGCCACTGGGCAACGATTTCAGTGTGGTTGAGCTCATTTTGTTAGAAATATTAAATACACTCTTGATTTCTATGTCCACCTGCGTCTTTCTTATGTCAGTAGCTGAACCTTGGCCGCGGTAGGTGGACATTGATATGATCTCACCACCTGACTAGCTTATGTTTGATGGATGTTTTGCTGTTTCGCCTTTGATTTGTCTGTACACATAATGCTCGAGGTCATCAGGGAATATCAAGAAGCACATTCATTTGCAGTGGTCGTGGATTAATTTGAGCCTTGTGGTGGTTTCTACGTGCCAAGTTATCTACTTAGGGCGTGCTCCTCTGCATTTTGCACCGCTCATGCACTAGATTTGGCCATTAAGATGACAATTTCAGCACCGCTGAGCTTTGTTAAGAGGATGGATCTTTCACTGGTTTAGTAATTGGGATGCTTTGGCTGCCTTTAAGTGTAAAGTGGATATTGTTGATTGATAAGTGCTATCGTTTACTAGCTTAATGTTGATGGTGTTTTACTGTTCCATATTGTTTTTTGGTAGCTCATACAATGCTTGAGAAAATCTGGGAATATCGAGAAGCTTCGTGCTGCAAGGGAGGAGATGAACAAGTACTTCCCTCTCACACCGAAGATGTGGCAGGATTGGGCAAAGGATGAGATTTCATTGAGCTCTGGGTTTGTGATTCTTTTCTCTTGAAATGATGTCCTGAAATATTTATGTTATTGGCAACTAAAACCTATATACTGTCTGTTACAGTCGTGGATCTTTTGATGATATTGAAAAACTCTATGAACGTGGAGTGCAAGAATATCTGGTATGTCGAACTGTTTTTGTGGTTTTGAGTTTAGACTACTGAGCGTGTGGAGTGCTAACTTATCTTGATGATCATGTTATTGCAGAATATTAAGTTGTGGCGGGATTACCTTGATTATGTTGAAGAGCATGATCAGTCAGTGTCTCAATGTTCGCAATCTGGTCTCTCAAAAATGAGGGATTTGTATGAGCGTGCAATCACTGCAGGGGGTCTACACGTGACCGAAGGCAGCAAACTATGGGAAGCCTACAGGGAATATGAGATGGCTATTTTGACCATAAATGATGGTAATGACGAGGAGAAGGCAAAGCAGGTTCAACGTGTCCGCGCGCTCTTCCACCGCCAGTTATCTGTGCCTTTGGCTGACATTGAGTCAACACTTGCTGCGTATAAGAGTTGGGAAGCTGAAGAAGGCAATACAAGGGACCCAGATTCCCAGGTTGATGATGTTCCCCCAAATGTTTTATCTGCTTACAAAAAGGCCAGCGAGATGTACAATGCACGGAAGCAGTATGAGGATGAACTAAGCGTCGCGGCTGAATCCGAGGCTAACAAACTACAAGTGTTCCTGGTATGGCGATGTTTTTCTTTATGAAATTGAAATCTTTGTTTTCAGTAACTCACTGTTGTTTGTTTGTTGGCGCTGAAACAGAAATACATCAAATTTGAGGAGTCTTTTGGTGACCCTGCTCGTGTCCAAGTTTTATACGAACGGGCCGTTTCTGAGCTTCCCGTTTCAAGTGATCTATGGATGGGATACACGAGTTACCTGGACAGAACCCTAAAGGTACTCTTTGAAGCTGTGATGTCCGATGTGACAATACATCTAGATCTGTAGATCTAATGAAATAATTATGATGATGTTTTCTTTTAAGTGGCAATAATTGCTTAATTTCTGATTTCTCTTGCAGGTACCTGCTATACTAAAAAGTGTTTACCACAGAGCGACGAGAAACTGTACATGGGTTAGTGACCTATGGGTCCACTACTTGCTGTCTTTGGAGCGCATTCGTGCATCTGAAGACGAACTGCGACATGTAAGTTCCTTGGGTCTCTCTGTTGGTATGTAGTCGGGGATTTTACAATTCAAAAACTTGAAATTGTATTTGTATGTAATGAAATGGCATAATTCAGTGTCAAAAATCTGGTGCCACTATTTGGTAGTTCAGTTTATTAAATTTATATGTTCCCTGAGTTTTGGTTTTATAATTTATAAACTCAAATTTTTACTTGTATGCAAAAGAAATGGCAGAATTCAGTGTCCAAAGTCTGGTTCCACTGTTCGGTACTTGTTATGTTATATATTCACTGAGTTTTCTTACTTGCAATAGCAGACAGGTTTTAAAATTGACCAAGGGGTGCTATATTTAAGCTTTCATTGCTGTTGACTTCAACTAGCATTTTCCGAAATTGGTTCACCTCTCTTGGCAGAAGTCCTGTCACTTAAGCCCATTCTGCCAATATGAAGCGATTACTATTAAAGTGATTGGGTATTTAGGTAGAGAACTAGAGCTCTGCTTCTGCTTTATACTGAGAACCCCATAATAAGTTGGGAGGAAAGTTCATTTTAATATAGTATTCGGTAGCTTGTTAGGATATTTAACTTGTGTAACTTTGTTACCCCTAATATATTATGTGCACTGTATTCACTGATATAGGTTTAGGTAATATTCTAACAAATATGGAATATTATTTATTAAAACAGGAGAGTTATATAGATAGGAAAGAAATAAGACTGGGCATGGAGATCGAATCCGTATCCTTTGGATTGTTGATTAGGGGTTAAGTCTGCCACTATAAGGAACAACGTCTCTATCAATTATCAACATCTTTGAATTGTTGATTAGGGGTTAAGTCCTActtcctccgtccgggtttataagTCCATCTCGTACTTTGGATCGAACTTTGACCATGAGTTTAACTAATTTATATGTAACAGAAATTATGCCACTGGATATTAAAattcaacgatataattttttgttACATAAATAGTATTTTgtatgaaggggagccttggcgcagtggtaaagctgctgccttgtgaccatgagagccttgtgaccatgaggtcacgggttcaagtcctggaaacagcctcttgcagaaatgcagggaaaggctgcgtactaaagacccaaagtggtcggacccttccccggaccctgcgcaagcgggagctacatgcaccgggctgcccttttttaaATAATATTTTGTATTAGTTAAATGtatggtcaaagtttgacccaaAGTATGAGGTGAACTTTTAAACCTGACAGAGGAAGTGCTCCCCATCCTGCCATCTTCATGGCGGTAGGTACCTAGTTTGTTCCATAGTTGGTAGATAATATCCTAAAGCAACAAGCGCTTCATTAGAATACTGGTGCATGCCATGAAATGCTATTGTGTTCACTGTACTCTTTTGTTGCCTTCATTGGAGAAGATTATTGTTCGTCTTGCCTTTATTTTCTTTTGTATATGTATATTAGCAAATACCAACATATATGCACGTCTTGTTTGCAGGTCTTTGAGCTAGCCATTCAATGTTCTTTCCCAAGCATGAACGAGGTGATTTATCTGCACTTGCATCCTCCATCTCACCCCtcacccccaccacacacacacacatgtgcgTGGGCATGCAAAGATACCACATTTCGTTGCATCTTGGAAGTCACCGCCTGTCTTTCTTGTTGGGACAGTAATTGTAGTTTGCAGATCTGCTTGTTTTGATCAGCCCGGCAATAGCTGTAATTTCCTGGATAACTTAGCACGTTCTTTTTGAGGACTCTTGTCCTATGGCCTGTAATTTTCTGTCAACTGATCTAGTAAGGTCTGATACACCTTTCATTTGGATGATTGCATGCAGTACCTCAATATTTATCTTACTCGAGTTGATAGTTTAAGACGGAGAATGCCAACTGGCTTGGATTTCGAACTGATTAGGCAGACATTCGTGGTATGTTCTCTACGAGCTAGCTGTGTacatgcattttattttatttgtacTAGAGTTAATTATTATTTTTGTTTCGAAGGAGAGTTAACTTTGAGTATATAATAACAGGATGCTGCTGAGTTCCTCTCACCACAACTAGGAATTGaggagctattactcttgcatgcaTACTGGGCTAAATTAGAGTGTAATATTGGCAAAGATATAGCTGCAGCACGCGGAGTTTGGGAAAATGCTCTCAAGAAAAGGTTTATTATTATGTTTGTGCAAGTTCATACAATTTTCTCATTGCTGGCACTAAGTTGAATCTGTTTACTTCCAGTGGGTCTGTTTTGGAGGTTTGGCAGCACTATATTTCAATGGAGATAGAAATGGGGCATACTCATGAGGCAAGATCACTTTACAAGCGTTGTTATAGCAAAAAATTTGCTGGGTCTGGATCAGAGGTAAGCTCTTCTTGAGAAACTACAGGAATGCCGCGAGATGTTATATATCCAAAAGCATGTCAGGCCATAATAATGGGAGAATAAGTATTAGAGCTGAATGAGTAGCCCACTTATTTAATTTGGACTATATTCAAATAGATAACGTCAACAGTTCCAGACGCTGTATGACATGAGAACTCCTCTTGTTGTATGGTTCATATCCGGCCTACAACCCCATTCTGACAAATGGGCCATTCTGGTGGACTTGAACtagaaaaaagtccattttactaccctgaataaAGTTGGTGGTTCACAATACCCCCTCATCTATTTTTCTGTTCCTTTCACCCCCTAAACAAACCCATACCGGATGAAAGAACCCCCTGGGTGGTTTGTCTCCACTTGCTGGTGATGTGGCATTGGTCAACAGTGGTTTTGACCTGCGGGTGGGCCTCCCTTGGTAGGTGTGGCTGAGATTGACGGGTGGGGCCTAGAGGAGGCGGGGTCCGCTTGACAGGTCTGTCTCCTTCCTCTATCGCTCGCCCGCGGGACAGAGAGGAGCTCGGGCGCTCGTCTCGGCGGCAAAGGCTACCCCCGGCGGAGCTACGACCACCGGATTGACCCCCGCGATGCAGCGCGTACcccggcagcagcagcaagcaaggCAACAACGGCACAAGCAGCAGCCACAAGCAAAGCAGCAGCGAGCGAGCGCACGGGGGTAGCTGCAGCTGCGGCGCACACGGGCACAGATCGAAGGGGgaatcggcagaggagctcaccgcggagcTCGTGGACGAGGTTAGCGAGCGCGGGTGTCGACGGACACAACGAAATCGATGACAAGATGCGGCGGCcgtggacgaagacgatggcgatggcgagcGTACGTGGCCTCCTAGCCTGAGCCCTTCGGCGAGGGTGAAGGAGACGATGATGGCGGAGCTACTGGACGTCTTGGCGTGACGAGGGGAGGCCGGCGGCCGCAGGATCGACGCGGCGACGGCGACCATGATCTTCAGGCGACGAACAAGGGATATGCGGGAGATTTGGGGTTAGaaaagagggaaggaagaggaaa
This portion of the Triticum dicoccoides isolate Atlit2015 ecotype Zavitan chromosome 7A, WEW_v2.0, whole genome shotgun sequence genome encodes:
- the LOC119327495 gene encoding squamous cell carcinoma antigen recognized by T-cells 3-like, whose amino-acid sequence is MATPMEEDRLEAAAAAPADVAGGGAEDGEKPDAPPMESDSDSSDSDDEGDAGDELRIQALERALLEQPLNYESHVQLIQCLRKSGNIEKLRAAREEMNKYFPLTPKMWQDWAKDEISLSSGRGSFDDIEKLYERGVQEYLNIKLWRDYLDYVEEHDQSVSQCSQSGLSKMRDLYERAITAGGLHVTEGSKLWEAYREYEMAILTINDGNDEEKAKQVQRVRALFHRQLSVPLADIESTLAAYKSWEAEEGNTRDPDSQVDDVPPNVLSAYKKASEMYNARKQYEDELSVAAESEANKLQVFLKYIKFEESFGDPARVQVLYERAVSELPVSSDLWMGYTSYLDRTLKVPAILKSVYHRATRNCTWVSDLWVHYLLSLERIRASEDELRHVFELAIQCSFPSMNEYLNIYLTRVDSLRRRMPTGLDFELIRQTFVDAAEFLSPQLGIEELLLLHAYWAKLECNIGKDIAAARGVWENALKKSGSVLEVWQHYISMEIEMGHTHEARSLYKRCYSKKFAGSGSEAVCHAWIRFEREHGTLDDYDLAIKKVTPRLKELIMFKAQQEAKSDPSSAPKETSYANDSSQKRKPSKMTSKVQPPAKKRKDNPPKKTVSSDDHRSKEQSTDSHLQEGGEVIKGNAEVPVEMKVEGDSKRGNTSSNQPKPYFYSDKCTAYMSNIDLKATELHIRGFFSDIGGVVDIRLLRDRSTKKSRGLAYVDFSDKDHLEAAIRKNKQKLLSKKVSVAPSDPSKSKKNREAGTSSKDKLPSGGDHGEKAPVDGTSEKEMPKGETKITGKNTLFAPRALVKPLGWNKKDEKPDVAAEELKSNDEFRNLLLKK